One Streptomyces fagopyri DNA window includes the following coding sequences:
- the tuf gene encoding elongation factor Tu: MAKAKFERTKPHVNIGTIGHIDHGKTTLTAAITKVLHDAFPDLNEASAFDQIDKAPEERQRGITISIAHVEYQTETRHYAHVDCPGHADYIKNMITGAAQMDGAILVVAATDGPMPQTKEHVLLARQVGVPYIVVALNKADMVDDEEILELVELEVRELLSEYEFPGDDLPVVKVSALKALEGDKEWGQSVLDLMKAVDENIPQPERDVDKPFLMPIEDVFTITGRGTVVTGRIERGVLKVNETVDIVGIKQEKTTTTVTGIEMFRKLLDEGQAGENVGLLLRGIKREDVERGQVIIKPGSVTPHTEFEAQAYILSKDEGGRHTPFFNNYRPQFYFRTTDVTGVVTLPEGTEMVMPGDNTEMTVSLIQPVAMEEGLKFAIREGGRTVGAGQVIKINK; encoded by the coding sequence GTGGCGAAGGCGAAGTTCGAGCGGACTAAGCCGCACGTCAACATCGGCACCATCGGTCACATCGACCACGGTAAGACGACCCTCACGGCCGCCATTACCAAGGTGCTGCACGACGCGTTTCCGGACCTGAACGAGGCCTCGGCCTTCGACCAGATCGACAAGGCTCCTGAGGAGCGCCAGCGCGGTATCACCATCTCGATCGCGCACGTCGAGTACCAGACGGAGACCCGTCACTACGCCCACGTCGACTGCCCCGGTCACGCGGACTACATCAAGAACATGATCACGGGTGCGGCGCAGATGGACGGCGCCATCCTCGTCGTCGCCGCGACGGACGGCCCGATGCCGCAGACCAAGGAGCACGTGCTCCTGGCCCGCCAGGTCGGCGTTCCGTACATCGTCGTCGCCCTGAACAAGGCCGACATGGTGGACGACGAGGAGATCCTGGAGCTCGTCGAGCTCGAGGTCCGTGAGCTGCTCTCCGAGTACGAGTTCCCGGGCGACGACCTTCCGGTCGTCAAGGTCTCGGCGCTCAAGGCCCTTGAGGGCGACAAGGAGTGGGGCCAGTCCGTCCTCGACCTGATGAAGGCCGTCGACGAGAACATCCCGCAGCCCGAGCGTGACGTCGACAAGCCGTTCCTGATGCCGATCGAGGACGTCTTCACGATCACCGGTCGTGGCACCGTCGTCACCGGTCGTATCGAGCGTGGTGTCCTCAAGGTCAACGAGACCGTTGACATCGTGGGCATCAAGCAGGAGAAGACCACCACCACGGTCACCGGCATCGAGATGTTCCGCAAGCTGCTCGACGAGGGCCAGGCCGGTGAGAACGTCGGTCTGCTCCTCCGTGGCATCAAGCGCGAGGACGTCGAGCGCGGCCAGGTCATCATCAAGCCCGGTTCGGTCACGCCGCACACCGAGTTCGAGGCCCAGGCCTACATCCTGTCCAAGGACGAGGGCGGCCGTCACACGCCGTTCTTCAACAACTACCGTCCCCAGTTCTACTTCCGTACGACGGACGTGACGGGCGTTGTGACCCTCCCCGAGGGCACCGAGATGGTCATGCCGGGCGACAACACCGAGATGACGGTCTCCCTCATCCAGCCCGTCGCCATGGAGGAGGGCCTGAAGTTCGCCATCCGTGAGGGTGGCCGGACCGTGGGCGCCGGCCAGGTCATCAAGATCAACAAGTAG
- a CDS encoding mediator complex subunit 15 domain-containing protein, which translates to MSGKGTGSTSFEDMSHEQMLAWLDQANAGTVQAAATRLAAAAKEIRKIAEELKVRPQWVEWKGEGADAFRTWTGDLANATLRLGDFGQDSATWLGHASDAIAQAQLSIPRDKAGARANLDAATAAHNDPDATAVSHRSTTELAALAADKEKVRQEAAAQMTKLGQAYRLSATQLDDLERPRFPPPPKAIQPAPGHLNENEVVSTRDSRVRSSSGSGAAAISSSDGSHRTVAGSTAGSSAADGGHDSGGRTRRLLPDASNSVSVHVDGAGVSQQTPSAPSVSPAGPPNAGRVDGGVALPTGPVPPVTSGVPRPAANAQGRGRAPVGDRPSAQPGRGQTGPVSRGVPGAGGTTGPEGPTGTARQVIGGRPAVAPGQGTTGAAPGRVPGGNNGIVGGRPMSSAPGSPVGRPANGLPRGNVVGAEGRGSAGGRGPTAQRTPATTGRAGIGRSAAPVDRRGTGAAADRGVVGGQPQQRQRSGTRPLASGGSGPVRNQGFAEGMRVSSADGRPGGGGPSGTQPSNSRQKNKPGGSAGDRSDEWETEQRNDGPTT; encoded by the coding sequence ATGTCCGGCAAGGGGACCGGCAGCACGTCGTTCGAGGACATGAGCCACGAACAGATGCTGGCGTGGCTCGACCAGGCGAACGCCGGTACGGTGCAGGCCGCCGCCACCCGGCTGGCCGCGGCCGCCAAGGAGATCCGCAAGATTGCGGAGGAGCTCAAGGTCCGCCCGCAGTGGGTGGAATGGAAGGGCGAGGGAGCGGACGCGTTCCGCACCTGGACCGGCGACCTCGCCAACGCGACGCTGCGCCTCGGTGACTTCGGCCAGGACTCCGCGACCTGGCTGGGCCATGCCTCCGACGCGATCGCCCAGGCCCAGCTGTCGATCCCCCGCGACAAGGCCGGCGCCCGGGCGAACCTGGACGCGGCGACAGCGGCCCACAACGACCCGGACGCGACGGCGGTGAGCCACAGGTCCACGACCGAACTCGCCGCCCTCGCCGCCGACAAGGAGAAGGTCCGCCAGGAGGCCGCCGCCCAGATGACGAAGCTGGGGCAGGCGTACCGGTTGTCCGCGACGCAGCTGGACGACTTGGAGAGACCGAGGTTTCCTCCACCGCCGAAGGCGATTCAGCCGGCGCCAGGTCATCTCAACGAGAACGAGGTCGTGTCCACTCGTGACAGCCGCGTTCGCTCATCGTCCGGCAGCGGCGCTGCGGCCATTTCGTCCTCTGACGGATCACATCGAACCGTGGCCGGGTCGACGGCCGGCAGCAGCGCGGCCGACGGCGGACACGACTCGGGCGGCCGGACCCGGCGGCTCTTGCCCGACGCCTCGAACAGCGTGAGCGTCCACGTCGACGGGGCGGGCGTGTCGCAGCAAACGCCTTCGGCACCTTCCGTGAGCCCTGCGGGCCCGCCGAACGCGGGCAGGGTCGACGGGGGCGTAGCACTGCCCACGGGGCCGGTCCCGCCGGTGACAAGTGGCGTGCCGCGCCCGGCCGCGAACGCCCAGGGGCGGGGGCGCGCACCGGTCGGAGATCGCCCGTCGGCTCAGCCGGGACGGGGGCAGACAGGTCCGGTTTCCAGAGGCGTGCCGGGCGCCGGTGGTACGACCGGTCCGGAGGGCCCGACAGGTACGGCGCGGCAGGTGATCGGTGGTCGCCCAGCGGTGGCTCCAGGCCAAGGAACCACGGGTGCAGCCCCCGGGCGTGTGCCGGGTGGCAACAACGGCATCGTCGGTGGCCGCCCCATGTCATCGGCCCCGGGATCGCCCGTCGGCCGGCCGGCCAACGGGTTGCCGCGAGGCAATGTCGTCGGCGCTGAAGGCCGCGGCTCGGCCGGTGGTCGTGGCCCGACTGCTCAGAGGACACCTGCCACTACAGGGAGAGCGGGCATCGGGCGGAGCGCGGCACCGGTGGACCGTCGGGGCACGGGCGCAGCCGCGGACCGTGGAGTCGTCGGCGGCCAGCCACAGCAGCGGCAGCGTTCGGGAACCCGGCCGCTCGCCTCCGGTGGCTCGGGACCGGTCCGGAATCAGGGCTTTGCTGAAGGTATGCGCGTCTCAAGCGCCGATGGACGGCCGGGTGGCGGGGGACCGAGCGGTACTCAGCCATCGAATTCGCGACAGAAGAACAAGCCTGGCGGAAGTGCAGGCGACCGAAGCGACGAGTGGGAGACCGAGCAGCGGAACGACGGCCCGACCACCTAG
- the rpsG gene encoding 30S ribosomal protein S7 yields the protein MPRKGPAPKRPVIIDPVYGSPLVTSLINKVLLNGKRSTAERIVYGAMEGLREKTGNDPIITLKRALENIKPTLEVKSRRVGGATYQVPIEVKPGRANTLALRWLVGYSRARREKTMTERLLNELLDASNGLGAAVKKREDTHKMAESNKAFAHYRW from the coding sequence ATGCCTCGTAAGGGCCCCGCCCCGAAGCGCCCGGTCATCATCGACCCGGTCTACGGTTCTCCTCTTGTCACCTCGCTGATCAACAAGGTGCTGCTGAACGGCAAGCGCTCCACCGCCGAGCGCATCGTCTACGGCGCCATGGAGGGTCTGCGTGAGAAGACGGGCAACGACCCGATCATCACGCTGAAGCGCGCGCTTGAGAACATCAAGCCGACCCTCGAGGTCAAGTCCCGCCGCGTCGGTGGTGCGACGTACCAGGTTCCGATCGAGGTCAAGCCCGGTCGTGCCAACACGCTCGCGCTGCGCTGGCTCGTCGGTTACTCCCGCGCCCGTCGCGAGAAGACCATGACCGAGCGTCTGCTCAACGAACTTCTCGACGCGTCCAACGGCCTCGGCGCCGCTGTGAAGAAGCGCGAGGACACCCACAAGATGGCCGAGTCCAACAAGGCCTTCGCGCACTACCGCTGGTAG
- the rpsL gene encoding 30S ribosomal protein S12: protein MPTIQQLVRKGRQDKVEKNKTPALEGSPQRRGVCTRVFTTTPKKPNSALRKVARVRLTSGIEVTAYIPGEGHNLQEHSIVLVRGGRVKDLPGVRYKIIRGSLDTQGVKNRKQARSRYGAKKEK from the coding sequence GTGCCTACGATCCAGCAGCTGGTCCGGAAGGGCCGGCAGGACAAGGTCGAGAAGAACAAGACGCCCGCACTCGAGGGTTCGCCCCAGCGTCGTGGCGTCTGCACGCGCGTGTTCACGACCACCCCGAAGAAGCCGAACTCGGCCCTGCGTAAGGTCGCGCGTGTGCGTCTGACCAGCGGGATCGAAGTCACCGCTTACATTCCGGGTGAGGGACACAACCTGCAGGAGCACTCCATCGTGCTCGTGCGCGGCGGCCGTGTGAAGGACCTGCCGGGTGTTCGCTACAAGATCATCCGAGGTTCGCTTGACACCCAGGGTGTCAAGAACCGCAAGCAGGCCCGCAGCCGCTACGGCGCCAAGAAGGAGAAGTAA
- the mycP gene encoding type VII secretion-associated serine protease mycosin: MPADTMRNARYRSVVSGALGLSLVGIAAIPAYAESIREREWHLTAMKAEQMWRTSTGKGVTVTVIDSGVNADLPDLVGQVLPGKDEAPDAPGDERTDPNGHGTLMALLIAGTGKTHGSAGTFGLAPGVKILPVRTPDRGLDSGRHIKEFSETVSRGIRYAVDSGSRVINISMGVPEGTEQLRAAVKYALNKGSLVFAAVGNSGGKDDGNPVEYPAATPGAVGVAAVGKNLRRTTESEYGSQVDIAAPGEEMYHACPHGSGLCRSHGTSDATALASASAALIWSEHPTWTNNQVLRVLLNTAGGPTDGSKRNDSIGYGIVRPRIALSNPGAPGPAGEYPLPDLAAAAPASSSTTEHATKGTVTPARGGESAADASPKGGGHSVLWIALGVGSALLVTGVAGAVVGMRRRSAA; this comes from the coding sequence ATGCCTGCCGACACGATGAGGAATGCCCGCTACAGGAGCGTTGTCTCCGGAGCCTTGGGGCTGTCATTGGTCGGCATCGCGGCCATTCCCGCGTACGCGGAGTCGATCCGTGAGAGGGAGTGGCACCTCACGGCCATGAAGGCCGAGCAGATGTGGCGGACCAGTACGGGCAAGGGCGTCACCGTGACCGTCATCGACTCGGGGGTGAACGCCGATCTGCCCGATCTCGTGGGGCAGGTACTCCCTGGCAAGGACGAGGCACCGGACGCCCCCGGCGACGAGCGCACGGACCCCAACGGCCATGGCACGCTGATGGCCCTCCTGATCGCCGGTACCGGCAAAACCCACGGAAGCGCCGGTACCTTCGGCCTCGCGCCCGGAGTCAAGATCCTTCCCGTGCGGACACCTGACAGAGGGTTGGACAGCGGCCGCCATATCAAGGAGTTCAGCGAGACCGTGAGCCGTGGGATCCGCTACGCCGTCGATTCCGGTTCACGGGTGATCAACATCTCGATGGGGGTGCCTGAAGGAACGGAACAGCTCAGAGCCGCTGTGAAGTACGCGCTGAACAAGGGATCGCTGGTCTTTGCGGCGGTGGGAAACAGCGGCGGCAAAGACGACGGAAACCCAGTTGAGTACCCCGCGGCCACTCCGGGCGCGGTCGGCGTGGCGGCGGTAGGCAAGAACCTTCGCAGGACCACCGAGTCCGAGTACGGCTCTCAAGTCGACATCGCCGCCCCCGGCGAGGAGATGTACCACGCCTGCCCGCATGGCAGCGGTCTCTGCCGCTCCCACGGCACCAGCGACGCCACCGCCCTCGCCTCCGCCAGCGCCGCCCTGATCTGGTCCGAGCACCCCACCTGGACCAACAACCAGGTCCTCCGGGTCCTGCTCAACACCGCCGGCGGCCCCACGGACGGCTCGAAGCGCAACGACTCCATCGGCTATGGCATCGTCCGTCCCCGCATCGCCTTGTCGAACCCTGGTGCCCCGGGCCCAGCAGGCGAGTACCCGCTCCCGGATCTGGCGGCTGCGGCCCCGGCATCCTCGTCCACGACCGAGCATGCGACCAAGGGCACCGTTACTCCGGCAAGGGGTGGAGAGTCGGCAGCTGACGCATCCCCCAAGGGCGGCGGCCACAGCGTCTTGTGGATCGCGCTGGGTGTGGGCTCCGCCTTGCTGGTGACGGGAGTTGCCGGGGCAGTCGTCGGTATGCGCCGTCGCTCCGCCGCGTAG
- the fusA gene encoding elongation factor G, translating into MATTSLDLARVRNIGIMAHIDAGKTTTTERILFYTGVSYKIGEVHDGAATMDWMEQEQERGITITSAATTCHWPLEDNDYTINIIDTPGHVDFTVEVERSLRVLDGAVTVFDGVAGVEPQSETVWRQADRYGVPRICFVNKLDRTGAEFHRCVDMIKDRLGAVPIIMQLPIGAEMDFKGVVDLVRMKALVWSAEAAKGEMYDVVDIPATHAEAAEEYRGKLVETVAEHDDEIMELFLEGQEPTEEQLYAAIRRITIASGKGDGVTVTPVFCGTAFKNKGVQPLLDAVVRYLPTPLDVEAIEGHDVKDPEVVVKRKPSVDEPLSALAFKIMSDPHLGKLTFVRVYSGRLETGTAVLNSVKGKKERIGKIYRMHANKREEIEAVGAGDIVAVMGLKQTTTGETLSDDKNPVILESMDFPAPVIQVAIEPKSKGDQEKLGVAIQRLAEEDPSFHVHSDEETGQTILGGMGELHLEVLVDRMKREFRVEANVGKPQVAYRETIRKTVERHDYTHKKQTGGTGQFAKVQIAIEPITETDGPAYEFVNKVTGGRIPREYIPSVDAGAQEAMQFGILAGYEMTGVRVTLLDGGYHEVDSSELAFKIAGSQAFKEAARKASPVLLEPMMAVEVTTPEESMGDVIGDLNSRRGQIQAMEERSGARVVKGLVPLSEMFGYVGDLRSKTSGRASYSMQFDSYAEVPRNVAEEIIAKAKGE; encoded by the coding sequence ATGGCTACCACTTCACTTGACCTGGCCAGGGTCCGCAACATCGGGATCATGGCCCACATCGACGCGGGCAAGACGACCACCACCGAGCGGATCCTCTTCTACACCGGCGTCAGCTACAAGATCGGTGAGGTCCACGACGGCGCCGCCACCATGGACTGGATGGAGCAGGAGCAGGAGCGTGGCATCACGATCACCTCTGCTGCCACCACCTGTCACTGGCCGCTTGAGGACAACGACTACACGATCAACATCATCGACACCCCGGGTCACGTCGACTTCACGGTCGAGGTGGAGCGTTCGCTCCGCGTCCTCGACGGTGCCGTCACGGTGTTCGACGGTGTCGCCGGTGTCGAGCCGCAGTCCGAGACGGTGTGGCGTCAGGCCGACCGTTACGGCGTGCCGCGCATCTGCTTCGTGAACAAGCTGGACCGTACCGGCGCCGAGTTCCACCGCTGCGTGGACATGATCAAGGACCGGCTCGGTGCCGTTCCGATCATCATGCAGCTGCCGATCGGTGCCGAGATGGACTTCAAGGGCGTTGTGGACCTGGTCCGCATGAAGGCGCTCGTGTGGTCCGCCGAGGCTGCCAAGGGCGAGATGTACGACGTCGTCGACATCCCGGCCACGCACGCCGAGGCTGCCGAGGAGTACCGCGGCAAGCTGGTCGAGACCGTCGCCGAGCACGACGACGAGATCATGGAGCTGTTCCTGGAGGGCCAGGAGCCCACCGAGGAGCAGCTGTACGCCGCGATCCGTCGCATCACCATCGCGTCCGGCAAGGGTGACGGCGTCACCGTCACCCCGGTGTTCTGTGGCACCGCGTTCAAGAACAAGGGCGTCCAGCCCCTGCTCGACGCGGTCGTGCGCTACCTGCCGACCCCGCTTGACGTCGAGGCCATCGAGGGCCACGACGTGAAGGACCCCGAGGTCGTTGTCAAGCGCAAGCCGTCCGTGGACGAGCCGCTGTCCGCGCTCGCGTTCAAGATCATGAGCGACCCGCACCTGGGCAAGCTCACCTTCGTCCGGGTCTACTCGGGCCGCCTGGAGACTGGCACCGCGGTGCTGAACTCCGTCAAGGGCAAGAAGGAGCGCATCGGCAAGATCTACCGCATGCACGCGAACAAGCGTGAGGAGATCGAGGCGGTGGGCGCCGGCGACATCGTCGCCGTCATGGGCCTGAAGCAGACCACCACCGGTGAGACGCTGTCGGACGACAAGAACCCGGTCATCCTGGAGTCCATGGACTTCCCGGCGCCGGTCATTCAGGTCGCCATCGAGCCCAAGTCCAAGGGTGACCAGGAGAAGCTGGGTGTCGCCATCCAGCGTCTCGCGGAGGAGGACCCCTCCTTCCACGTTCACTCGGACGAGGAGACGGGCCAGACCATCCTCGGCGGTATGGGCGAGCTGCACCTCGAGGTGCTGGTCGACCGTATGAAGCGTGAGTTCAGGGTCGAGGCCAACGTCGGCAAGCCGCAGGTCGCCTACCGTGAGACGATCCGCAAGACCGTCGAGCGTCACGACTACACCCACAAGAAGCAGACCGGTGGTACCGGTCAGTTCGCCAAGGTGCAGATCGCGATCGAGCCCATCACCGAGACCGATGGTCCGGCGTACGAGTTCGTGAACAAGGTCACCGGTGGCCGTATCCCGCGGGAGTACATCCCCTCGGTGGACGCCGGTGCGCAGGAGGCCATGCAGTTCGGCATCCTGGCCGGCTACGAGATGACGGGCGTCCGCGTCACGCTTCTCGACGGCGGCTACCACGAGGTCGACTCCTCCGAGCTCGCGTTCAAGATCGCCGGTTCGCAGGCGTTCAAGGAGGCCGCGCGCAAGGCGTCCCCCGTGCTTCTCGAGCCGATGATGGCCGTCGAGGTCACCACGCCCGAGGAGTCGATGGGTGATGTCATCGGCGACCTCAACTCCCGCCGTGGCCAGATCCAGGCCATGGAGGAGCGCAGCGGCGCCCGTGTCGTGAAGGGCCTCGTGCCCCTCTCGGAGATGTTCGGCTACGTCGGCGACCTCCGCAGCAAGACGTCGGGTCGCGCAAGCTACTCGATGCAGTTCGACTCCTACGCCGAGGTTCCCCGGAACGTCGCCGAGGAGATCATCGCGAAGGCCAAGGGCGAGTAA
- a CDS encoding cytochrome P450 gives MADETTTLAGPHPPEPSLPPVRDWPAGPLVGTEFEPVLAELMREGPLTRIRLPHGEGWAWLATRHDDVKLITNDPRFSRAEASVRQVTRLAPHFAPRPGALAWADQPDHNRLRHAVSAAYTVSAVKRLRPRAQEMLDALVDDMVRAGSPADLIARVLEPFPISVVCEVMGVPLDERRKLHTWTREIISTAGGADAAELAKKGLFGWIGQAVRDRRDTEGAGDGESEDVLSLLGAAVRRGELGEEEAISVAGPLQIGGEAVTNNSGQMFYLLLTRPDLLERLRADPASRPAAIEELLRYIPHRAAVGLPRIATEDVDLGGVRISAGDAVYVSYLAANRDPAVFPDPDRIDLDRDAGAHVAFGNGPHFCTGAVFSRMQIELLIDTLLDRLPGLRLAVPADQVSFRQRTMIRGPLALPVAW, from the coding sequence ATGGCAGACGAGACCACCACCCTGGCCGGACCTCACCCTCCCGAACCCTCCCTTCCCCCCGTCCGTGACTGGCCCGCCGGACCGTTGGTGGGGACCGAGTTCGAACCGGTGCTCGCGGAGCTGATGCGGGAGGGGCCGTTGACACGGATCCGGCTGCCGCACGGTGAGGGCTGGGCGTGGCTGGCGACGCGTCACGACGACGTGAAGCTGATCACGAACGATCCCCGGTTCAGCCGGGCGGAGGCCTCCGTCCGTCAGGTCACCCGGCTGGCGCCGCACTTCGCGCCGAGGCCCGGCGCGCTGGCGTGGGCCGACCAGCCCGACCACAACCGGCTGCGCCACGCCGTCTCGGCCGCCTACACGGTGAGCGCGGTCAAGCGGCTGCGTCCCCGCGCTCAGGAGATGCTCGACGCCCTGGTCGACGACATGGTGCGGGCCGGGTCGCCCGCCGATCTCATCGCGCGGGTCCTCGAACCCTTCCCGATCTCGGTCGTCTGCGAGGTCATGGGCGTACCCCTGGACGAGCGGCGGAAGCTGCACACCTGGACGCGCGAGATCATCTCCACCGCCGGAGGCGCCGATGCCGCCGAACTCGCCAAGAAGGGGCTGTTCGGGTGGATCGGGCAGGCCGTCCGTGACCGCCGCGACACCGAGGGCGCGGGTGACGGCGAGAGCGAGGACGTCCTGTCGCTGCTCGGTGCCGCCGTGCGGCGGGGCGAGCTCGGTGAGGAGGAGGCGATCAGCGTCGCCGGGCCGCTCCAGATCGGCGGAGAGGCCGTCACCAACAACTCCGGCCAGATGTTCTATCTCCTGCTGACCCGTCCCGACCTGCTGGAGCGCCTCCGCGCCGACCCCGCGTCACGGCCCGCCGCCATCGAGGAACTCCTGCGCTACATCCCGCACCGGGCTGCCGTGGGCCTGCCCCGGATCGCCACCGAGGACGTCGACCTCGGGGGTGTCCGTATCAGCGCGGGCGACGCCGTGTACGTCTCGTACCTCGCCGCGAACCGCGACCCGGCGGTCTTCCCCGACCCCGACCGGATCGACCTCGACCGGGACGCCGGCGCGCACGTCGCGTTCGGCAACGGTCCGCACTTCTGCACGGGTGCCGTCTTCTCCCGTATGCAGATCGAGCTGCTGATCGACACGCTGCTGGACCGCCTCCCCGGACTGCGCCTCGCCGTGCCGGCCGATCAGGTCTCCTTCCGGCAGCGCACGATGATCCGCGGCCCGCTGGCGTTGCCCGTCGCCTGGTGA